In Candidatus Gastranaerophilales bacterium, the following are encoded in one genomic region:
- the hydF gene encoding [FeFe] hydrogenase H-cluster maturation GTPase HydF, translated as MQTTPKGMRLHIGIFGKRNVGKSNILNALTNQDISIVSEIAGTTTDPVEKAMELLPLGPVLFVDTAGVDDEGKLGELRIKKTMQIFDRIDIALIVSDRTDWGIFEKELYDEFIARKIPIIAIFNKSDLTEITEEKLTEVKSLNVPIVITSAKTGSGMDNLKQKLIENAPEEFINPPMIAADLIPLGEMGILVVPIDLQAPKGRLILPQVQTIRDLLDNDSMVMVVKERELKEALCRLNKPPQIVITDSQAFLKVSADVPKNIKLTSFSILFARFKGDLEEFVKGALAIETLKPNDKVLICESCTHHAIGDDIGTVKIPRWLTQYVGGKLEFVHYAGHDFPENISEYNLIIHCGACMTNRREILSRIMKAKQAGVPITNYGLSIAYSLGIFERALEPFAMAHQIYQELKRQVK; from the coding sequence ATGCAAACCACTCCAAAGGGAATGAGGCTCCATATAGGGATTTTCGGCAAGCGTAATGTAGGTAAATCCAATATTTTAAACGCTTTAACAAACCAAGATATTTCTATTGTTTCAGAGATTGCAGGCACCACAACTGACCCTGTTGAAAAGGCAATGGAACTTTTACCTTTAGGACCGGTGCTTTTTGTTGACACTGCAGGTGTTGATGATGAGGGCAAGTTGGGTGAACTTAGAATAAAAAAAACAATGCAAATCTTTGACAGAATTGACATTGCCTTAATAGTATCCGACCGGACGGATTGGGGCATATTTGAAAAAGAACTTTATGATGAATTTATCGCAAGAAAAATCCCAATAATAGCAATCTTTAATAAATCCGATTTAACTGAAATTACAGAAGAAAAGCTGACTGAAGTTAAAAGCCTAAATGTCCCTATAGTAATTACTTCGGCCAAAACAGGGTCTGGGATGGATAACCTTAAGCAAAAACTTATTGAAAATGCACCCGAAGAATTTATTAATCCTCCAATGATTGCAGCTGATTTAATCCCCCTGGGGGAAATGGGCATTCTGGTTGTACCCATTGATTTGCAAGCACCAAAAGGCAGACTTATACTGCCACAAGTTCAAACTATACGTGATTTGCTCGACAACGATTCAATGGTGATGGTAGTCAAAGAACGAGAACTCAAAGAAGCTTTGTGCAGGTTAAATAAGCCGCCTCAAATAGTTATTACGGATTCACAGGCATTTTTGAAGGTGTCTGCAGATGTGCCCAAAAATATTAAACTGACATCTTTTTCAATACTTTTTGCAAGGTTCAAAGGGGATTTGGAAGAATTTGTTAAGGGGGCCCTTGCTATAGAAACTCTTAAACCAAATGACAAGGTTTTAATATGCGAATCCTGTACACACCATGCAATAGGTGATGATATAGGGACGGTAAAAATCCCGAGATGGCTGACTCAATATGTAGGCGGAAAGTTAGAATTTGTACACTATGCAGGGCATGATTTCCCTGAAAATATTTCCGAGTATAATCTTATAATACACTGCGGTGCTTGCATGACAAACAGACGCGAAATACTCTCAAGGATAATGAAAGCCAAACAGGCAGGTGTACCTATTACCAATTATGGGCTTTCGATTGCATATTCTTTAGGCATTTTTGAGCGTGCATTAGAACCTTTTGCTATGGCGCACCAAATTTATCAAGAGCTTAAAAGGCAGGTAAAATAA